In Porites lutea chromosome 9, jaPorLute2.1, whole genome shotgun sequence, a single window of DNA contains:
- the LOC140947533 gene encoding uncharacterized protein codes for MSLSGEPDTAELSSATTQRANDSGPTEVNMATVLQGLQTTLAQLAKNSELQTEAIQNLKEDILLCSGDEDTEDTPALDDDRRDNALDIAATLAHVLDSSDNNNTTSVKSPESGSQSALVESLTQAFTKSKVTSPAIEGKIAELIDNMLIGGLSAETVKERVEKHPPPENCKFLAVTMVNEEIWDLLPRKSRAVDLAFQRVQEPLLQGISALTNLAGKLVKDVHDGKTPNTRDVLTHVMDSVAMLGNTNWKLNMKRRELIKPELNPPYTRLCKEDIAVSTKLFGDDLPKHLKDMSEAKKAGQQMQKPYSNSSNRGAVHSQKRNFSRFKPYHYDRTRGSGNKSTNRQPFLGQGRPSTPFRKKQSASNNNTNNKT; via the coding sequence ATGTCTTTGTCAGGAGAACCCGACACGGCGGAATTATCCAGTGCAACAACCCAGCGAGCAAACGATAGCGGACCGACCGAGGTCAACATGGCGACGGTCTTGCAAGGTCTTCAGACGACGTTGGCACAACTCGCCAAGAACTCGGAGCTACAGACAGAAGCCATTCAGAATTTGAAGGAGGACATTCTTCTCTGCTCTGGCGACGAAGATACTGAGGATACCCCTGCGTTGGATGACGATAGGAGAGACAATGCGCTAGATATAGCGGCCACTCTCGCCCATGTGCTCGACTCgagcgacaacaacaacacgaCCTCTGTGAAGAGCCCTGAATCAGGGTCTCAGAGTGCATTGGTAGAAAGCCTGACCCAGGCGTTTACCAAATCTAAAGTCACTTCCCCTGCAATTGAAGGCAAAATTGCCGAATTAATCGATAATATGCTTATCGGGGGACTATCGGCCGAAACGGTCAAGGAAAGAGTGGAGAAACATCCACCACcggaaaactgcaaatttttggCAGTGACTATGGTAAATGAAGAAATCTGGGACTTGTTGCCCAGAAAAAGCCGAGCTGTGGATCTGGCTTTCCAGCGGGTGCAGGAGCCCTTGCTGCAAGGAATATCGGCCTTGAccaatttggcgggaaaattggTGAAAGACGTCCATGATGGCAAAACGCCAAACACTCGGGACGTGCTAACTCATGTGATGGATAGTGTCGCAATGCTCGGAAACACAAATTGGAAGCTCAACATGAAGCGAAGAGAATTGATTAAGCCTGAGCTTAATCCCCCATACACACGTCTATGCAAAGAGGACATAGCTGTGTCTACAAAATTGTTTGGAGACGATTTACCCAAACACTTAAAAGATATGTCCGAAGCTAAAAAAGCAGGACAGCAGATGCAAAAACCTTATTCCAACAGTTCCAATCGGGGTGCAGTGCACTcgcaaaaaaggaattttagcAGATTCAAGCCTTACCATTATGACCGGACACGAGGCTCTGGCAACAAATCAACCAACCGCCAGCCTTTTTTGGGGCAAGGCCGCCCGTCAACACCGTTCCGGAAAAAGCAATCAGccagcaacaacaacaccaacaacaaaacTTAG